From Eriocheir sinensis breed Jianghai 21 chromosome 35, ASM2467909v1, whole genome shotgun sequence:
TTTCAAGCCTCACTGATCAAATGATACTGGACAATGAATACAGTCCTAGTCTGGAGTGGTCTACAAGtgtataataatatttttttatgccaTAATACCCAACTCCACAAATAAAAGGGCTTTACTTGTTTATAATTGATTCAAGCTTGCATAGTAATTTTTAAGCTTTGGGTTTTACTATGAAACTTATTTGGTGACACTGGGTCTATCAGTGATAAAGGAAAGTTTCTTCTGTCCCAAGATAACTCTGCTTTAGCTTTGAACAGTAAAGTCCTGCAAGCAAACATCATTCCCCGAACTGGACCGTTACCCTGCTTAAGCCTTGTCCTCCATCCTCACTCTGCTGCTGCAACTCAGACCAGGTGAAGAGCAAGCCATCAGTAGTTTCTCCAAATGGGTTGAAGTCAAGCAATACCACATGGTCTTTGGCTGGTCGATAAACGTCAAACACATCTGTAGAAGAGACAAATTACATTTCTCTGAACCCTAAACTTTCCATATGGCTGACTGATTcctttttcattcaaaattacatgaAGCTGAAACACTTCTAGATTTAAGGCAAGACTATTACATTTTAAGTTGCATATCTGAGGTAACACTAACCATTAGTCTGCTAATTTTGTCCTAGCCAGTAACTATGAACTTACAGTCTTGAAGAGGGAATCTATTTTCAATGTTTTCTCGCCAAAAGCTGATGATGTCACTGCGAATGTTCAAGCGGTCACCCCCAATGCAGGAGTAGCTCTGGCTCACATCTCTTTGACAAATACCTTGGGAATTCAAGTAAAACATTAATTTTATATTAATAAGGAcaaaaaggacaaaataaaaaATGACTATCAACTACTACACTCAGCACCATTAATATATTCATCTACATGTAAAATCATtgaacacaaatacaaatactaaccTACTAATTCCTTATTCTTAACAAAGCAACGAAATTCAAATGCAGGATTGATATCCATCCACTTGCGGAGAACAAGACAGTAATCAACGGGCGCATCAGCCTCACCCGGATCATCACAGTCCTGAGAATGAATACAAGGATTTCTAAAACTTTACCATCACTTATGGAAAAGGGACCAAACATTAGAGCAGAGGTTCCCAAACTGGAGTCTGCAGACCCATGGGAGTCCGGGAGAAGGCCCTAGGGGGTCCGCGACACAATGAAAGATATTAATATTTTTCAActctccagaaaaaaaaatatattcaataaaaaaaaatatatcacttaATTCTCTATCATCCTAGTGTCGGTGGTATTGAAATTTTGATGTGCTAGCAGCTACCTTGCtatatcattatttatatcataAACTTATTTTCAAATTAATTACAACATAGCAACTCCCATCCATCGCCACCCATACCGTCACTCTCGTCCCCAGTCCAGTAGGATCTGGCTGGTCCATCAGTCTGGTTTCTACACATTATCTGTGTTGACGGACAGTACGTTTCTAGTATACCAACTGTAGCGCAGTCATACCAGCGGCAGCGCGGCAATAGTGGTTTGCCCAGCAGGGATTCGTCGGCCTGCCTGTGTTGACACTGTACCCCCGTTCTTGTTTATATCTACCTCAATATATAGACTTTACTTGACTTTGTGAGTCATTGAGTTATTGAAAagattctatttatttatttacactcaCTTTGTGCAGGAATAAGTAAATATTAAATGTACTAAGTTGTACTGGGTATGCCGGCATGGTAACGATAAATTTTGTTTGGTTGGGGGTCTTCGGTTGGGACTCATCGTGTCTAGGGGTCCTTGGTATGGCCGAGTTTGGGAACCCCTGCATTAGAGTGTATGCTTCTCTATATTATATACCGTATTTTGCTGTGCATAACGCGCTCCGGCGTATACCATGCACtgtaaactttaagacaacaatttttgaaaaaaatattcagtgctTAAAATACTCAGAAATATTTACGGTTAACGGCGCTAGGCTTTTCCCTGGTGCTCTCCTacatacttcctttctttcttctccctctccatccctatatttttctcctcatttcctttcccctccctcccagtttttctcttaatcccttttcctctcactcacaccttttctctccccctttttcctcacctttacctgaccctccctccctccctctctctctctctcttcttttcccgccccatttcctccactcatttcccgttttctcctttctcacacccccTTATTTAtagccttatctctcactctatcattctcttcctccctttctccttccccattagattatatgaaaaaacacacacacacacacaaacacagaaaggggaaatgagaagggtgcagggagggaggagcagaagggagagtcGGGTCATGTCCTGACCTAAGCCCtaacctgagtcaggtcatgtcctgatgggagccctgacctgactctcccttctgctcctccctccccacacccttctccctttctctttgttttcatactctctatctctccctgtttcctccactccttttccttgttctcccttcttacatcctctctctctcatcctccctttcccgttccttgtatttacctagttgtgatataaaggaagtgagctaTGCTCATATGAGAATGGCACAaagttgtgtggcagcctaggAGTCACACTGAGCCATAAAACCCTACACAAATTTCAAAATTACGgcagaaaaagacagacataagaatcaaaatttgtaccttcggcgTATACCATGCAGGGGTAACTTTCTGGAATTTTTTAAATGAAAAAGGCGCGCGTTATACGCTGCAAAATACGGTAATCAATTTATCACTAATGAACATGGACGTAAGAAAATTCTATAATAAGAAGCCAGATCATGTTCCTTGGTGCATCACTGCAACCAAGTATACAGAGCACCATACCTTAAATGGAGAAGTGAGATCATGGGTCACaaaactgctgctcttgaggagaaggaagacatccCCAGGCGTGCAACACCGCAGGGAATTGTTGAAGGCAATCCACGAGGCATCCTGGAAGACCCGGCAATAAGAAATGTAGGCAGCAGCTCTTCACTTTATGATGGGCAATGGAAGAGCAAGCATGTATATTTCAAATCAAAGTACCaaatataatgaatgaaaaattttaacttttcattattattaaggAGTGGGAATGCAGGAATAAAAAATGACTGAGAATAATactcaagaaaagagaaaaacaaatgtCAACCAAAGAAATTACCTTAGGAGCACTCCAGTTCAGCTTGGGAAACACACTTCCTCCTAATTTTGTGATAGCATCTCGGATCTTGTTGGTGAAATCCTCCAGCTTAGGGCCCTGATCGAGACACATGACAAGTGAGGATACTTACATAAACACAGTCTAAAATTTTCAGAAAACTAAAACCATCATAACACATACAAATCCTAAGAATGATCATAGTAAAATATAAAGGTAAAGGAAGTCATCTAGGAAGGTACTGTTATATTACCGtcactgctggatggacaggggGAACAGGTCAAAGGAGACTGGCTATCTGTCTCCACtctgcctgggaatcgaacccgggacctcttgGTTGTGAGGCAAGCTCACTAACCACTGCAATTTGGATGGAgctccatttgtgtgtgtgtgtgtgtgtgtgtgtgtgttttaccaagTGATGTGCAGGAAACAAGCTATGCTGGTGGGGTCCCATTTCTGAGTCTCTATCGGTCAAATTAAGCTGTAAACTTGACAAATTTTTTGGCTTGAACAACTTTTTTTTGTCCAGATTGTTCCTATGATCAATGTATCTATTGAAAAAGCTatgttttttgtcattttcaaCTTCCTCTCATGTCCTCTGGCCATGTGACAGCAGGGTGCCAGACcacgataatgcacacctcagattCCGTTATATTTATTATAAAATCAGAGTACATATAATCTAGATTTAGACAACACTAGAAAATTAAAATTGTAACAGGGCACATACATATGTCGATACACACATAGCTCCCTAACAGTCACTTGCAGTACAGCATGTGTAGTCTTAGTCATTCTCATCATGTGCTTTTGCAGATATGGACACTGGATATGGATATTGGCATGACAGATTTGGGATAAATAAAAAACAGGACCAAGAGGTCCTGGGTTtgattgaatgtgaaaaagaatgcaaaacaaTTTTGAAtggtgaggaaatggaggaggtcaacgagtttaagtaccttggattagttatgtgtaagcattgtggtacggagggagagataagagaaagggcattgcaaggaaaaagggtggtagggtctttgggacgaatcatgaatggcagaagtgtgagcatggaggtaaagagggatttgagaaatacaataatagtaccaaccctcacatatgcaagcgaaacgtgggcctggaatgaaagtcagaagtctagagtgcaggcagtggaaatgagttatttgaggaatgCTTGTGGTAAGTAGAATGGATGGtgtgagtaatgaaagtgtgtacaagcaTTTTGGAATGCGTCacaggggtgaggggaagaagtgtggagtggtggaagaagtgaagcaacagactttaaagtggtttggccacatggagtgaatggaggagagtaagatgaccagaagggtgtatgtgagtgggattgagggaaggaatgctagaggatgaccttcagtgaaatggagggatagggtgcaagaggacattagggagaggggggaaagatctttgagaaactttgagcaggcaaggagggtgtctggatagagaaagttggaagctcttctgccatggccatcccctggtgggagctcctaggagcagacgTTAATGAAATGATGACGAAAAACAGGAAACTTGGATCCAGGGTCCCAAGGAtcacttttatctctctcttttttttttaacttacttACTTATGTAAGTAAGTAAGGATATAGTCTAAACTTTGATTCTATTCAGgcataatattaaaaaaaatgtaagcaTGCTTGTACATGGTAAAAATACAATCAGATGAACAGGTGTAACAAATTAGTACATGCTAACAACTATCTCACCTCGATGACAGAGCCAGAGGTCTCACAATGGTCCCAGTCCTCTgaggcctcctcttcttcctcctcagatgTGGGTCCCCGCTCATATGTCAGCTCAGGTTGTGAGCCTTCGGGCAGGACTAGTGTGCCATTATCTTGGAGGTATGCCAACACCTCCACTGTAAGGGGCACCACTATGCTGTTAGGGATACATAAAATCCAGTCATCAATTTTTTAGTGTAGGAATACATACATCATAGATAAAATTAAAGACATGCTttgctccctccttttcttcaatATATCCTGTTACACGTCTCTCCCCACATTTTGACACTGATTCATGGATTTGTAGAAAGTATTAGTTTCTTTAATTCTTGAGGTTTTCTTGGGTCAAGAAGCTAGTCAGGAACCTAACCCTCCCTTCTGTGTAATCCTGTGGGAAAAATGGCTAATCTTTCAACCACTTTCTACAAAATGCAGCCCTGTTGAATAGCAGGGCATTTCCTGTATGTGCAAACAAATGTTGGGTGTTGAAACTAAAACAGCTGATTTTTAGTAACCCTGCAGCTGGCAgtacgatgcactacattttgagttgtgacccaactgtgagagagctgatttataagaatcatgacaagttaaaattaaaatgaggaatatacacagtgagacaGATACCAAGCAATTATATGTTATCactgtcagagatatggccatcttgaagccaactgtactgccaagaacaatggagaGGCCCCACAATGTTACAAATGTGCCGGAGATCATAAATCAAGGGATGGCACCACGGATGAaaggaaatgcataaattgtataGCAAATGAGCAGTGTTTTGTAGTATTTCAAACTGAAATTGAAAGAATTTGTAATATAACTGACCTGAACTGAACTGATATTAGTGTTTGGGACTCTAAGATAAATTGTATCTGGTAAATGTTTAGTGAGTTGGAAATAAATGTTAGATATTTAtgatactataaaagaaaatatctgataaataataaacaaaacattggatatttgtgatactataaaaagATAAGATCTTGATATTTTAGCGCGAACTGAAACATGATGAAGTGACCAGGATAATGCTAAGTTTATAGAAACGACACCAGTAATCTTCAAGAAGGCACTATAGACTCATTCattcactacgacgttgtgaacaTTGCACTGAGGATTATTCTTTGAGGCTAACATCACATATTGTTGACGGCCCTGCAGAGCATTGCATTggcagcggagcggggcctgaaacttcATCAACGGTAAACAGTAAACGGTAAATCTCCCTCCTATTGCCAAAAATATGGGAGATAAGCTGTTGACATAATAGATGCATTACACTGCCTTTAAAGTTAAATACACcaggtaagagaaccaggtaagGACACAAGACTGGGAGGGACACTCAAGAAGCAGAAGTGGGGGGCCAACATCCAGGTAACCAGACACGTACCTTTTAATGGAGCACTTCCTAAACTTGTCATACCACGCCGGGAAGCTGCAGTTAATGACATCGTGCACCTTCATGATGACCACCCGAGGACGGCAGCAGGGCAGGGCGGGCTGAGGACGATGACAGCCGCCACCCGTCCCTCATCAGCTGGCTCGGCGGGGCTGATTACCGCTGATTCAAGGCAAGACAGGTGCTCCGGGAGTGTCTATGGTCTATCACAGTTCTTCCTGCCGCGTACTAACCCTTAAACACCCTTAATAAACGCAATAGAGCACAATATAGGAGCAGTGTACCCGCCGTGCCCCTCCTCGATTGGGTTCCTCAGgtgtgctcttcttcttcttcttgtgacttatatcgtttttttttttccatcagttTGTTTTTCTACCTTCTCTTGATCCTTTAATCTGCTTCATGTGTCTTAtattagcattttttttcttatatttaatttattgtacTGTATTGAGGAGCCTATGACCGAGATGGGCCCTCCTGCGCATCGTCCTGCCCTCCGTACGGTTTTCCATATCACAtgtcacagagttatatacctaaaTATATATAATTCTGTGCATTCTGTACACCATTATTATTAGTCTCTATATAAAGGGACCTATAGTACAGCACAGCAATGATAATAATGTACGAAAACAATCCGAACACCATAACAAGGGTAGAACTGCTATACACCAAAACAAGTGCATGATCATGGTAATTTCTATTTAATTACACTATCttttcctaccattgtatctttttagtttcatggtgctccctacacatgtactaatagttgtatgATCACAcaatgtcctgcctgggggttgggatggcatgggcctcccttctcccttaattgttttacctgcaacaatagactatcaatcaatcaatcagttaatagAAGCAACCGTATAGCACATTTGAGGCCTCTACGGGATGGGTATTTTAAGCAGCAGGGGTGACTATTCTATCCCAAAATCTACCAGCCATGTTGCATCAGAATTTTCCTTACGTAACCACTTTGCGGGTTTCCATATACAGCACTCATTTTCTTATGCCAGGGGAACTATTGTAAGTGATGCCCATCAGTAAATAGGACTCACTCTGCCATATGGGAGCCCTGTACGTTATGCTAAATTCTGTTCACTAGCGAGTACATTCTTGTGTATGGGAATGGTTTTGAGATAACAATTTTCAGCTTCAGTAAAATCCAGTTATCAAAATTAATGATCTATAAACATGCTACAAAATGCCAGATGCAGGCCC
This genomic window contains:
- the LOC127007459 gene encoding cell division cycle protein 123 homolog; this encodes MKVHDVINCSFPAWYDKFRKCSIKSIVVPLTVEVLAYLQDNGTLVLPEGSQPELTYERGPTSEEEEEEASEDWDHCETSGSVIEGPKLEDFTNKIRDAITKLGGSVFPKLNWSAPKDASWIAFNNSLRCCTPGDVFLLLKSSSFVTHDLTSPFKDCDDPGEADAPVDYCLVLRKWMDINPAFEFRCFVKNKELVGICQRDVSQSYSCIGGDRLNIRSDIISFWRENIENRFPLQDYVFDVYRPAKDHVVLLDFNPFGETTDGLLFTWSELQQQSEDGGQGLSRIIEDEISLMRIEDIEGSNTLHNNERNVFDSNRHTPPRDDLPEFRFIADATGVQPSPYMQYGLPLDIIDLSTGQDPQKLIDFLQMKVQNEADESSEDEEVPS